One window from the genome of Spirosoma rhododendri encodes:
- a CDS encoding SusC/RagA family TonB-linked outer membrane protein: MRLPLLFFFLLTTLTVSAQKLTGQVTDKATQQPIAGVSIAVKGTLTGTLTNNGGTFSLTNLKSTDVLVFSYLGYRTQEIPYTGQNSLTVELEEGLALNEVVVTALGLERNARSLGYAIQKVDGRLISDVKAPNFLDNLAGKVAGVNISAGSTGVGSSSKITIRGESSFTNTNPLFVVDGIPINNATVVNNVNDDANGFQEIDFGNGAMEINPDDVAAVSVLKGPGAAALYGTRASNGVILITTKDGVTNKGIGVSFNSTFFAERPFQLPRFQNSYGQGNSGAFKYVNGLGGGINDNISYSYGPRLDAGLLIQQYDSPVSLPDGRTVRGGDIYVYSGQPITPTPFVSHPDNVSSFYQLGHTAINNLAVSGSYAKGNYRLSFSDLNSQSTIPGVNLDRKTLAAKLQFEPVKWLKINSSINYINSSSDNRPATKYGSENINYAMSAWLGRQTDVNPMKQYWQPGLENVQQFSYNYTYFDNPYFTLYENRNSFNRDRLIGNISATADIAEHFRVIVRSGMDYSSEARQFRRAFSSNRFRNGAYAENRVYFREVNTDFLLNYTRNLGPLSLDVSAGGNQMNQQTSFDQDQALSLAQPGVFKLTNAASPVEVYQQVGRKRINSLYALAKLSYRDLLFVDITGRNDWSSALATPTSTANTSFFYPSVSASWVLSNQFRLPYGISFAKVRASVANVGNDTSPYQTTGVFNARTPVFSQPAFSAQSSIANTNLKPESTTSFEVGADIRFFNDRLGFDLTYYDALTSNQILSLPIAQPTGYSERVINGGAVRSRGLEAVVTLTPIQTNSVRWNVNLNFSRNRSTVVSLPDEAGTLTLGYNRIYDNVNQTVWYQVRQGDRMGDMWGTGYLRNAQGEFIVGANGQYIADNTLKKLGNYNPDFMLGLNNQISVKNWNLNFLLDWRQGGVLVSRTLALAGVAGQLIETADRPDAGIVAKGVVNTGTAENPVYQQNTRAIPAETYYRMYYDRNNEENSTYNASYVKLREMSIGYTVPETAWLAQKLRMQRLTVAVVGRNLFALSHMQHFDPEQTSFQQQQFQRGVEDMTYPSSRNIGVKLSVNF; the protein is encoded by the coding sequence ATGAGGTTACCCCTACTTTTTTTCTTTCTGCTCACAACACTCACCGTATCCGCCCAGAAACTGACCGGGCAAGTTACTGACAAAGCCACGCAACAGCCCATCGCGGGAGTGAGCATCGCGGTGAAAGGCACGCTGACCGGTACACTCACCAACAACGGCGGCACATTCAGCCTGACCAATCTCAAATCCACCGACGTACTGGTATTTTCGTACCTCGGTTACCGGACGCAGGAGATACCCTACACCGGGCAAAACAGCCTGACGGTCGAGCTGGAGGAAGGGCTGGCCCTCAACGAAGTCGTTGTGACGGCACTGGGACTGGAACGCAACGCCCGCAGCCTGGGCTATGCGATTCAGAAGGTCGATGGGCGGCTCATCAGTGACGTCAAAGCCCCCAATTTTCTGGACAATCTGGCCGGGAAAGTAGCGGGTGTAAACATTTCGGCCGGGTCGACGGGCGTTGGTTCGTCGTCGAAAATCACCATCCGGGGCGAATCGTCGTTCACCAATACCAACCCGCTGTTTGTTGTCGACGGTATTCCAATCAACAACGCGACGGTGGTTAACAACGTCAACGACGATGCCAACGGGTTTCAGGAAATCGACTTCGGCAATGGGGCGATGGAGATCAACCCCGACGATGTGGCTGCGGTGTCGGTGCTGAAAGGCCCCGGTGCGGCTGCGCTCTACGGCACCCGCGCATCCAACGGCGTCATCCTGATTACGACCAAAGACGGGGTCACCAATAAAGGCATCGGCGTCAGTTTCAACAGCACGTTCTTCGCCGAGCGGCCGTTTCAGTTGCCCCGTTTTCAGAACAGTTACGGGCAGGGCAACAGTGGCGCATTCAAATACGTCAACGGCCTGGGCGGGGGCATCAACGACAACATTTCGTACAGCTACGGCCCGCGCCTTGACGCTGGTTTGCTGATTCAGCAGTACGACAGCCCCGTGTCGCTGCCCGACGGCCGTACCGTGCGCGGGGGCGACATTTACGTCTACAGTGGTCAGCCGATCACGCCCACGCCTTTCGTTTCGCACCCCGACAACGTCAGCAGTTTTTATCAGCTTGGGCATACGGCCATCAACAACCTGGCCGTGTCGGGTAGTTATGCGAAGGGCAACTACCGCCTGTCGTTCTCCGATCTGAACAGCCAATCGACCATTCCGGGTGTCAACCTCGACCGGAAAACGCTGGCGGCCAAGCTGCAATTCGAGCCGGTGAAATGGCTGAAAATCAACTCATCTATCAACTACATCAACAGTAGCAGCGATAATCGGCCAGCGACGAAGTACGGTTCCGAAAACATCAACTACGCCATGAGCGCGTGGCTGGGGCGGCAAACCGACGTCAACCCGATGAAGCAGTACTGGCAGCCGGGGCTGGAAAACGTGCAGCAGTTTTCGTACAACTACACCTACTTCGACAACCCGTATTTCACGCTCTACGAAAACCGCAACTCGTTCAATCGTGACCGGCTTATCGGTAACATCTCCGCCACGGCCGACATTGCCGAGCATTTCCGGGTGATCGTGCGGAGCGGGATGGACTACTCCAGCGAAGCCCGGCAGTTCCGGCGGGCGTTCAGCAGCAACCGCTTCCGCAACGGTGCCTACGCCGAGAACCGGGTCTATTTCCGGGAAGTCAACACTGATTTCTTGCTGAACTACACCCGCAACCTGGGGCCGCTCTCGCTCGACGTATCGGCCGGAGGCAACCAGATGAATCAGCAGACGTCGTTTGATCAGGATCAGGCCCTGTCGCTGGCGCAGCCGGGCGTGTTCAAACTGACCAATGCTGCGTCGCCGGTGGAGGTGTATCAGCAGGTGGGCCGCAAGCGCATCAACAGCCTGTACGCGCTGGCGAAGCTGAGCTACCGCGACCTGCTGTTCGTCGACATTACGGGCCGTAACGACTGGTCGAGTGCCCTAGCGACGCCCACGTCGACGGCCAATACCTCGTTTTTCTACCCCTCGGTGTCGGCCAGTTGGGTGCTGTCGAACCAGTTCCGGTTGCCCTACGGCATCTCGTTTGCCAAAGTGCGGGCGAGCGTCGCCAATGTCGGCAACGACACCAGCCCGTACCAGACGACCGGCGTATTCAACGCCCGGACGCCGGTGTTTTCGCAGCCCGCGTTCAGCGCGCAGAGCAGCATCGCCAACACCAACCTGAAGCCGGAATCGACAACTTCCTTTGAAGTGGGGGCCGACATCCGCTTCTTCAACGACCGGCTCGGTTTCGACCTGACCTACTACGACGCACTCACCAGCAACCAGATTCTGTCGCTGCCCATCGCCCAGCCAACGGGCTATAGCGAACGGGTCATCAACGGCGGGGCGGTGCGCTCGCGCGGGTTAGAGGCCGTCGTGACGCTCACGCCCATACAGACCAACAGCGTCCGGTGGAACGTCAACCTGAATTTCAGCCGCAACCGCTCGACGGTCGTGTCGCTGCCCGACGAAGCCGGTACGCTGACGCTGGGGTACAATCGTATCTACGACAACGTTAACCAAACGGTCTGGTATCAGGTCCGGCAGGGCGACCGCATGGGCGATATGTGGGGAACGGGCTACTTGCGGAACGCGCAGGGTGAGTTTATCGTCGGGGCCAACGGGCAATACATCGCCGACAATACACTGAAAAAACTGGGCAACTACAACCCCGATTTCATGCTCGGCCTGAACAATCAGATCAGCGTGAAAAACTGGAACCTGAACTTCCTCCTCGACTGGCGGCAGGGTGGGGTGCTGGTGTCGCGGACGCTGGCCCTGGCGGGTGTAGCGGGTCAACTGATCGAAACCGCCGACCGCCCCGACGCGGGTATCGTTGCGAAAGGCGTGGTGAATACGGGCACGGCCGAAAACCCCGTGTACCAGCAAAACACCCGCGCCATTCCGGCCGAGACTTACTACCGGATGTACTACGACCGCAACAACGAAGAGAACAGCACCTACAACGCGTCGTATGTGAAGCTGCGCGAGATGAGCATCGGTTACACCGTGCCCGAAACGGCCTGGCTCGCCCAGAAACTGCGAATGCAGCGGCTGACGGTGGCCGTCGTAGGCCGCAATCTGTTCGCGCTGTCGCACATGCAGCACTTCGACCCGGAGCAGACGTCGTTTCAGCAGCAGCAGTTTCAGCGGGGCGTCGAGGACATGACCTACCCGTCGAGCCGGAATATCGGGGTTAAACTAAGCGTGAATTTTTAA
- a CDS encoding TonB-dependent receptor domain-containing protein, with amino-acid sequence MKNLFWLFLLSTLFFNTVRAQSGGSTQPGNATLLSGTVIDSTARKPVSFATVALLKSTTITTGTTTDEQGRFSFTDVTPGSYTLTVSFVGYRTTTRPGVTITAGQPTDLGTVSLRADTRTLGEVNVVAQKPLIEDKGDRLVYNAENDLANAGGTAVDVMRKVPMLSVDLDGTLKMRGSSNIKVLVNGKPSAIMARNLADALKQMPANSIKSIEVITSPGAKYDAEGSAGVINIITKKAITGTNGSVNATGGNLNRGLGLNLTVKGKKLGFATQLNSDQYRNISSSSGNRTTLVDGQPAGDLYQRSDRDNISLSGNGTMSIDYDPDSLNRISLSATAWGGNFPNNVNLYTRQTDAQGAVVQEYDRAIRHRNPFGNTEFNLGWTRTFKQPGREFSVLSQYSRTPDNYFYDLSQTTPGSDATTYLERATNYSRNKEYTLQTDYAHPFKLNWHDTTTAKLEVGAKTIRRDIGSDYLIESSLTGREADYAIDPARSNQFTYSQQVTAGYASLKLDTKSKWSLTSGLRLEHTRIMGDFPTTNTSFSNGYTNLIPSVTLAKTMREKHTVKASYTQRISRPLIWYLNPYRDYTDAKNVRTGNPYLSPELTHATELSYSTFNKEGSSFNAALYWRQTNNSIEFLTTVDAQGVGLSGPQNIGRNASYGLNINGVWQASKALSVTVGTDIVYVDLISRALSLRNRGWIGNFNATVSYKLPHDLTLEANGYANTGGVALQSDYSGVFFYGLSAKKEFMTKKASLTLNINNPFTPANILSVNQFSTTFVAQQRLAFVNQSVRLTFSYKFGSTSSGSGKTSRKIANDDSKR; translated from the coding sequence ATGAAAAACCTTTTCTGGCTATTCCTTCTATCCACACTATTTTTCAACACCGTTCGGGCGCAGTCGGGCGGTAGTACCCAGCCCGGCAATGCTACCCTACTGAGCGGCACAGTGATCGATTCAACAGCGCGCAAACCGGTGTCGTTTGCGACCGTCGCACTGCTTAAAAGCACCACCATCACGACCGGCACGACGACCGACGAGCAGGGCCGTTTCAGCTTTACCGACGTTACGCCCGGCTCCTACACCCTGACCGTTTCGTTTGTCGGTTACCGCACAACCACCCGGCCGGGGGTAACGATAACAGCCGGGCAACCAACCGATTTAGGGACAGTATCGCTCCGGGCCGATACGCGTACGCTGGGCGAAGTGAACGTGGTGGCGCAAAAACCGCTGATCGAAGACAAAGGCGACCGGCTGGTGTACAACGCGGAAAATGACTTGGCCAACGCGGGCGGCACGGCGGTCGACGTAATGCGGAAGGTGCCGATGCTGTCGGTCGATCTGGATGGTACGCTGAAAATGCGCGGCAGCAGCAACATCAAAGTGCTGGTCAACGGCAAACCGTCGGCCATTATGGCCCGCAATCTGGCCGACGCGCTGAAGCAGATGCCCGCCAACAGCATCAAAAGTATTGAAGTCATTACCAGTCCGGGGGCGAAATACGACGCGGAAGGTTCGGCGGGCGTTATCAACATCATCACTAAAAAAGCCATCACCGGTACCAACGGATCGGTCAACGCGACGGGCGGCAACCTGAACCGGGGGCTGGGGCTGAACCTGACGGTGAAGGGAAAGAAACTGGGTTTCGCTACTCAACTCAACAGCGATCAGTACCGCAATATCTCCAGTTCGAGCGGTAACCGCACAACGCTGGTCGATGGGCAACCCGCCGGTGATCTGTATCAGCGTAGCGACCGGGACAACATCAGCCTGTCGGGCAACGGCACGATGAGCATCGACTACGACCCCGACTCGCTTAACCGCATCAGTTTGTCGGCGACGGCCTGGGGCGGCAATTTCCCCAACAACGTAAACCTGTACACCCGGCAGACCGACGCGCAGGGGGCTGTCGTGCAGGAATATGACCGCGCCATTCGCCACCGTAACCCGTTCGGCAATACGGAGTTTAACCTCGGCTGGACGCGCACGTTCAAGCAGCCCGGCCGCGAATTTTCGGTGCTGTCGCAGTACAGCCGCACCCCCGACAACTACTTCTACGACCTCAGCCAAACCACGCCCGGCTCCGACGCGACGACCTATCTGGAACGGGCCACCAACTACAGCCGCAACAAGGAATACACGCTGCAAACCGACTACGCACACCCGTTCAAACTCAACTGGCACGACACCACGACCGCCAAACTGGAAGTGGGGGCCAAAACCATCCGGCGCGACATCGGCAGCGACTACCTGATCGAATCGTCGCTGACGGGCCGCGAAGCCGACTACGCCATCGATCCCGCCCGCTCGAATCAGTTTACGTATAGTCAGCAGGTTACAGCGGGTTACGCGTCGCTGAAGCTGGATACGAAAAGCAAATGGAGCCTGACATCGGGGCTTCGGCTGGAGCACACCCGCATCATGGGCGACTTCCCGACAACGAACACATCGTTCAGCAACGGGTACACCAACCTGATTCCAAGCGTGACGCTGGCGAAAACGATGCGTGAAAAACACACGGTCAAGGCGAGTTACACGCAGCGTATTTCGCGCCCACTGATCTGGTACCTCAACCCCTACCGTGACTACACCGACGCCAAAAACGTTCGCACCGGCAACCCCTACCTAAGTCCCGAACTGACACACGCGACGGAACTGTCGTACAGCACGTTCAACAAGGAAGGCTCATCGTTCAACGCGGCTTTGTACTGGCGGCAGACCAACAATTCCATCGAATTTCTGACCACCGTCGACGCGCAGGGCGTGGGGCTGAGCGGCCCGCAAAACATTGGCCGCAATGCAAGCTACGGCCTGAACATCAACGGCGTCTGGCAGGCCAGCAAAGCCCTGAGCGTCACGGTCGGCACCGACATTGTGTACGTCGATCTGATCAGCCGGGCACTGAGCCTGCGGAACCGGGGCTGGATCGGCAACTTTAACGCGACCGTCAGCTACAAACTGCCGCACGACCTGACGCTCGAAGCGAACGGCTATGCCAACACGGGCGGGGTGGCACTCCAGAGCGATTACTCCGGCGTTTTTTTCTACGGGCTGTCGGCAAAGAAAGAGTTTATGACCAAAAAAGCCAGCCTGACGCTCAACATCAACAACCCATTTACGCCCGCCAACATCCTGTCGGTCAACCAGTTTTCGACGACGTTCGTGGCGCAGCAGCGGCTGGCCTTCGTCAACCAATCAGTTCGGCTGACGTTCAGCTACAAGTTCGGCTCGACCAGTTCGGGCAGCGGTAAAACCAGCCGCAAAATCGCCAACGACGACAGCAAACGGTAA
- a CDS encoding curlin repeat-containing protein, whose translation MLYLSLLAFSLVLTTVATAFGQNSVSIVQNGGPGNSASVTQSGEGNSVSINQSGSATSDGSKPGNRVSLRVPKGTETTINQHNIDPNSVEISQEGQATATINQSSETGENSIHTLPRTPDIRPKTRPFNRRNRRKQ comes from the coding sequence ATGCTGTACCTATCCCTCCTGGCCTTTAGTCTGGTATTGACTACCGTTGCCACCGCCTTCGGGCAAAACAGCGTCAGCATCGTACAGAACGGCGGGCCCGGGAACTCGGCATCTGTCACCCAGTCGGGTGAGGGCAACAGCGTCAGCATCAACCAGAGCGGTAGTGCGACCAGCGACGGCAGTAAACCCGGCAACCGGGTGAGCCTGCGGGTGCCCAAAGGCACCGAAACCACGATCAATCAGCACAACATCGACCCTAATTCAGTCGAGATTTCGCAGGAAGGTCAGGCTACGGCGACAATCAATCAGTCGTCGGAGACGGGCGAAAATTCTATCCACACGCTCCCCCGCACACCCGACATCCGCCCGAAAACACGCCCATTCAACCGGCGAAATCGGCGGAAGCAGTAG
- a CDS encoding beta strand repeat-containing protein, giving the protein MKKALLTGASLMAFAAASFAQGNTSTVNQNGNQQTASVAQTGSNLQSTIQQTSTATITNAGNAAVTTQQPSYFQSTNNQATVNQLGTKSGYASIGQEDGQAGGNTATINQKNNGAGTGAAIAATATEADVKAAGGNYANAYQQGSKEQVTINQNDNASKNVATSRQDNYNNSSSSQIVTIDQNNTSTENTATANQFGDRNTLSISQSNNSSKNTASVRQGISGAFGGPNTTGATATVQQNGVAGGAASSENMATVTQNGISSGTASIQQNAGANGESKLNKSTITQSSNGNTASTQQDNRSNNNTIVVDQAGSGNHTATVMQNGSGSGSSSNNEATVTQTGSTNTATVNQLGDDTNGGGTGGSGNNDAIITQSGRNNKAFVTQNDASFNNAATVRQAGGGTTGDMASISQITNSYGDVATINQGSLSTGGNSADITQQNTYFDGGTATINQNTTAGGGKNTASIIQGAATPQFGSTNNVASISQQGTLNVARLEQLHNDNMADITQTGNGNVLRGNADRPFALQEGNGNVMTVKQTSPASGTVGNLANVMQMGNGNTATITQSFVP; this is encoded by the coding sequence ATGAAAAAAGCACTCCTTACCGGGGCATCGCTGATGGCCTTTGCCGCTGCCTCTTTCGCCCAGGGCAACACGTCGACCGTCAACCAGAATGGCAATCAGCAGACGGCCAGCGTTGCTCAGACGGGTTCCAACCTGCAATCAACCATTCAGCAAACCTCCACCGCGACCATTACCAACGCGGGCAACGCAGCCGTAACAACTCAGCAGCCATCGTACTTTCAGTCTACTAACAACCAGGCAACGGTCAATCAGTTGGGTACCAAGTCGGGGTATGCCAGCATAGGCCAGGAAGATGGACAGGCTGGTGGAAACACCGCGACGATCAATCAGAAGAACAATGGGGCCGGTACGGGAGCTGCGATAGCGGCCACAGCTACGGAGGCCGACGTGAAGGCGGCTGGCGGTAACTATGCCAACGCGTACCAGCAGGGCAGCAAGGAGCAGGTTACAATCAACCAGAACGACAACGCGTCGAAAAACGTAGCCACCTCCCGTCAGGACAACTACAACAACAGCTCATCGTCGCAGATTGTCACGATTGACCAGAACAACACCTCGACCGAAAACACCGCCACAGCAAATCAGTTTGGCGACCGGAATACACTGAGCATTTCGCAGTCGAACAACTCATCAAAAAATACCGCCAGCGTCCGTCAGGGGATTTCTGGCGCGTTCGGCGGCCCAAACACAACGGGTGCCACGGCAACCGTTCAGCAGAACGGGGTAGCGGGTGGAGCGGCCAGTTCAGAGAACATGGCGACGGTCACCCAGAATGGTATTAGCAGCGGTACGGCCAGTATTCAGCAGAACGCAGGTGCGAATGGCGAGAGTAAATTGAATAAATCGACCATCACACAGTCCAGCAATGGCAATACCGCATCGACTCAGCAGGACAACAGGAGTAATAACAACACGATTGTCGTCGATCAGGCAGGGTCGGGTAACCATACGGCAACGGTGATGCAGAATGGTAGCGGCTCTGGTAGTAGTTCTAACAACGAAGCTACTGTTACCCAAACCGGATCGACCAATACAGCGACAGTCAACCAACTGGGCGATGATACGAACGGCGGAGGCACAGGAGGCAGCGGCAACAACGATGCGATCATTACGCAGTCGGGGCGGAACAACAAAGCGTTCGTTACCCAAAACGACGCCAGTTTCAACAATGCGGCTACCGTCAGGCAGGCCGGGGGCGGAACAACAGGTGACATGGCGTCCATCAGCCAGATTACCAATTCGTATGGTGACGTAGCGACGATCAACCAGGGTAGCCTGAGTACAGGTGGTAACTCGGCCGATATTACGCAGCAAAATACTTATTTCGATGGAGGTACTGCCACTATTAATCAGAACACGACCGCAGGCGGAGGAAAAAATACGGCCAGTATCATTCAGGGCGCTGCCACTCCGCAGTTCGGCTCTACTAACAACGTAGCCTCGATCAGTCAGCAGGGTACTCTCAACGTGGCCCGGCTGGAGCAACTGCACAACGACAACATGGCTGATATTACGCAAACGGGCAACGGCAACGTCCTGCGCGGTAACGCCGACAGACCGTTCGCTCTTCAGGAAGGTAACGGCAACGTAATGACGGTTAAGCAAACCAGCCCGGCATCGGGCACCGTTGGCAACCTCGCCAACGTGATGCAGATGGGCAATGGCAACACGGCTACCATCACGCAGTCGTTTGTTCCCTAG